The Microbacterium maritypicum genome contains a region encoding:
- a CDS encoding beta strand repeat-containing protein, with translation MISVKVGGDRAANGTVQGVAGVQLSLFGAGTASTEPTAVSFSQGAVGAQYDSSWSWTTCVSDADGDCNFIIPIRAGAASATGVPQDTRFWVAQTGASPAGWYSNPDARVGGFGATPDFDVDYRFRTDTQLRAGVTYLSTTAMTDAAAFTNPDLGFMRNRLDANTEGGQGSNVTRTTGLWNQSRVNPAFPAAQCGLNIAIVADTSGSLGATGIAALKDTMGGFVDAFRGTPTTMSLFSFSTVSPGNNASNNPTPLSVTTTAEADAFKAQYAAWNFGGGTSWDRGLAAAANSGNAYDLVVMLTDGNPTVYSDAPGASSSAFNAFQDIDAGIFSANQLKAQGSRVIAVGVGPALTPASAYNLRAVSGTVANSDYVLAADFDDASEYLASLAADCDSSLQVQKMIVPEGGTIAQATPGENWEMTASTTATGTSLVGATTALTLADGTVNYGVAYTAPTTSGVVQVLETQQPGYELFPVAGSNAVCINQETGAPVAVTNAGTTSNPGFGVNTQQGVQVSCIIYNTPAAVPAEPGFTLTKTSDPVSGSAVAGGDTITYTVTGTNTGSTVLDPVTITDDLSDVLNNATLTGTPTASVGAAPVLTGDDLAWTGSLPVGGSVTLTYTVTLDANVPAGTVINNVASGSATPPGLPPIVPPPVETEHPVPGFTLTKTSDPETGSAVAGGDTITYTVTGTNTGATVLDPVAITDDLSQVLNNATLTGTPSASLGAAPALTGTTLTWNGSLTVGQSVELTYTVTLDADVPAGTVVNNRVEGSATPPGLPPIVPPPVETEHPVPGFTLTKTSDPVSGTTVDGGDTITYTVTGTNTGATVLDPVTITDDLSDVLNNAALTGTPTASVGSAPVLAGDEMTWTGVLPVGGVVVLTYTVTLDADVPTGTFVNNRAEGSATPPGLPPIVPPPVETEHPTPGTPGFELTKTSDPVSGSAVAGGSTITYTVTGTNTGATVLDPVTITDDLSQVLNHAELTGTPTASLGAAPVLAGTTLTWNGSLAVGESVVLTYTVTIDADVPAGTIVNNVAEGSATPPGLPPITPPPVQTEHPVPGFALTKTSDPVSGSAVIGGDTITYTVTGTNTGATVLDPVTITDDLSQVLNNAELTGTPTASLGAAPVLTGTTLTWNGSLAVGESVELTYTVTLDADVPAGTVINNVAEGSATPPGLPPIVPPPVETEHPVPGFALTKTSDPVSGSAVAGGSTITYTVTGTNTGATILDPVTITDDLSDVLNNATLTGTPTASVGAVPVLTGDELAWTGSLPVGGSVVLTYTVTLDADVPAGTIINNVAEGSATPPGLPPIVPPPVETEHPVPGFTLTKTSDPIPGTLVRGGDTITYTVTGTNTGATVLDPVTITDDLSQVLNNATLTGTPTASLGAAPALTGTTLTWNGSLAVGEAVVLTYTVTLNADVPPATVVKNHVEGSATPPGLPPIVPPPVETEHPTPGAPGFSLTKTSDPASGSTVVGGDTITYTVTGTNTGATVLDPVTITDDLSQVLNNATLTGTPTASLGTAPALTGTTLTWNGSLAVGESVVLTYTVTLDADVPAGTIVNNVAQGSATPPGLPPITPPPVETEHPVPGFTVTKTSDPASGTRVKGGDTITYTVTGTNTGATVLDPVVLTDDMSKVLNHAELTGTPSATVNGAAATAPTLSGTTLSWTGALPVGAQVVVVYSVKVDASVPGGTVVNNHLEGSAQPPSTPENPVPPITPPPVETNHDTPPAPGLAITGGEIATGVVLVGLLMLGAGGLLVMARRRRDDAQV, from the coding sequence GTGATCTCGGTCAAGGTCGGCGGGGACCGCGCAGCGAACGGCACGGTCCAGGGCGTCGCGGGCGTCCAGCTGTCGCTGTTCGGCGCGGGCACGGCGTCGACTGAACCGACCGCTGTCTCCTTCAGCCAGGGCGCTGTGGGAGCGCAGTACGACAGCTCATGGTCCTGGACGACGTGTGTGTCGGATGCCGATGGCGACTGCAACTTCATCATCCCGATCCGCGCCGGCGCAGCATCAGCTACTGGCGTGCCGCAGGACACCCGATTCTGGGTCGCGCAGACGGGCGCTTCCCCGGCCGGGTGGTACTCGAACCCGGATGCTCGAGTCGGTGGATTCGGTGCTACTCCCGACTTCGACGTGGACTACCGATTCCGCACGGACACGCAGCTCCGTGCCGGCGTCACCTACCTTTCCACGACGGCGATGACAGACGCGGCCGCGTTCACGAACCCCGATCTGGGGTTCATGCGCAACCGACTGGATGCGAACACCGAAGGTGGGCAGGGATCGAACGTCACGCGCACGACGGGCCTCTGGAACCAGTCCCGCGTCAACCCGGCTTTCCCCGCTGCTCAGTGCGGGCTCAACATCGCCATCGTCGCCGACACATCGGGATCTCTCGGCGCGACAGGCATCGCCGCTCTGAAGGACACGATGGGCGGCTTCGTTGATGCCTTCCGTGGCACCCCCACAACGATGTCTCTCTTCTCGTTCTCGACGGTGAGCCCTGGTAACAACGCCAGCAACAACCCCACGCCGCTCTCTGTTACGACGACCGCAGAGGCCGACGCCTTCAAGGCGCAGTATGCGGCCTGGAACTTCGGCGGCGGCACGAGCTGGGATCGCGGCCTCGCCGCTGCGGCCAACTCGGGCAACGCGTACGACCTTGTCGTGATGCTCACCGACGGAAACCCAACGGTCTACTCTGACGCGCCCGGCGCCTCGTCCTCGGCGTTCAACGCCTTCCAGGACATCGACGCCGGCATCTTCTCGGCCAACCAGCTCAAGGCACAGGGTTCACGCGTCATCGCCGTCGGTGTCGGTCCCGCCCTGACCCCCGCCAGTGCCTATAACCTCCGCGCAGTGTCGGGTACCGTCGCGAACTCGGACTACGTCCTCGCGGCTGACTTCGACGATGCTTCCGAGTACCTCGCATCACTCGCTGCGGACTGTGACTCCAGCCTCCAGGTGCAGAAGATGATTGTCCCCGAGGGCGGGACCATTGCACAGGCGACTCCGGGCGAGAACTGGGAGATGACCGCGTCGACCACCGCGACCGGTACCTCGCTTGTCGGAGCCACCACGGCCCTCACGCTTGCGGATGGCACCGTGAACTACGGTGTCGCGTACACCGCCCCCACGACGTCTGGCGTCGTGCAGGTGCTCGAGACGCAGCAACCTGGCTACGAGCTGTTCCCCGTCGCGGGTTCCAACGCTGTTTGTATCAATCAGGAGACCGGCGCTCCCGTCGCCGTCACGAATGCAGGTACGACGTCGAACCCTGGCTTTGGCGTCAACACGCAACAGGGCGTTCAGGTTTCGTGCATCATCTACAACACTCCGGCAGCCGTACCCGCCGAACCGGGCTTCACGTTGACGAAGACCTCCGACCCCGTGTCCGGATCTGCGGTTGCTGGTGGCGACACCATCACGTACACCGTGACTGGCACGAACACCGGTTCGACGGTTCTCGACCCGGTGACGATCACGGACGACCTCTCCGACGTGCTGAACAACGCGACGTTGACCGGCACGCCGACGGCATCCGTGGGTGCCGCCCCGGTGCTCACTGGCGACGACCTGGCCTGGACCGGTAGCCTGCCTGTCGGTGGCTCGGTGACGCTGACCTATACGGTGACGTTGGATGCGAATGTCCCTGCGGGCACTGTCATCAATAACGTTGCCTCCGGCTCTGCGACGCCTCCGGGTCTGCCGCCCATCGTCCCGCCGCCCGTGGAGACCGAGCACCCCGTGCCTGGCTTCACTCTCACCAAGACGAGTGACCCCGAAACCGGTTCTGCCGTCGCCGGTGGCGACACGATCACGTACACCGTGACCGGAACCAACACCGGTGCGACGGTTCTCGATCCGGTGGCGATCACGGACGACCTGTCTCAGGTGCTGAACAACGCGACGTTGACGGGCACGCCCTCGGCATCGCTGGGAGCCGCGCCTGCGCTGACGGGTACGACGCTGACCTGGAACGGGTCGCTCACCGTCGGTCAATCGGTCGAACTGACATACACGGTGACACTGGATGCGGATGTTCCTGCGGGGACCGTGGTGAACAACCGCGTCGAGGGATCGGCAACGCCTCCGGGTCTGCCGCCCATCGTGCCTCCGCCCGTGGAGACCGAACACCCCGTGCCCGGCTTCACATTGACGAAGACCTCCGACCCCGTGTCGGGCACGACAGTCGACGGTGGCGACACCATCACATACACCGTGACCGGAACAAACACCGGTGCGACGGTGCTCGACCCAGTCACCATTACGGACGACCTGTCCGATGTTCTGAACAACGCGGCATTGACGGGAACACCGACAGCATCTGTCGGTTCTGCACCGGTACTTGCCGGCGACGAGATGACATGGACGGGTGTGCTGCCCGTGGGTGGTGTCGTCGTGCTCACCTACACCGTCACGTTGGATGCCGATGTTCCCACCGGCACTTTCGTGAACAACAGGGCTGAGGGCTCGGCGACACCCCCGGGCCTCCCGCCCATCGTGCCGCCTCCGGTCGAGACTGAACACCCCACGCCGGGTACCCCCGGTTTCGAGCTCACCAAGACCTCTGACCCGGTGTCGGGCTCCGCGGTCGCCGGTGGCAGCACCATCACCTACACGGTGACGGGTACGAACACGGGCGCGACAGTCTTGGACCCGGTGACGATCACGGACGACCTGTCGCAGGTGCTGAATCACGCCGAGCTCACCGGAACTCCGACGGCATCGTTGGGTGCTGCGCCTGTGCTGGCTGGGACGACTCTGACGTGGAACGGATCGCTCGCTGTCGGTGAGTCCGTGGTCCTGACGTACACAGTGACAATCGATGCGGATGTACCTGCCGGAACGATTGTGAACAACGTCGCTGAGGGCTCGGCAACGCCTCCCGGCCTGCCGCCCATCACCCCACCTCCGGTACAGACCGAGCACCCCGTGCCCGGCTTCGCGCTCACGAAGACCTCTGACCCGGTCTCCGGTTCCGCAGTCATCGGTGGCGACACCATCACCTACACGGTGACGGGTACGAACACCGGCGCCACCGTTCTGGACCCGGTGACGATCACGGATGACCTCTCCCAGGTGCTCAACAACGCCGAGCTCACCGGAACACCGACTGCATCGTTGGGTGCTGCGCCGGTGCTGACGGGGACGACTCTGACGTGGAACGGATCGCTCGCTGTCGGTGAGTCCGTGGAACTGACGTACACGGTGACGTTGGATGCGGACGTTCCGGCGGGGACGGTCATCAACAACGTCGCTGAGGGCTCAGCAACGCCTCCGGGTTTGCCGCCCATCGTTCCGCCGCCTGTGGAGACCGAGCACCCCGTGCCCGGCTTCGCCCTGACAAAGACCTCCGACCCTGTGTCGGGGTCTGCGGTTGCTGGCGGCAGCACCATCACGTACACGGTGACGGGTACGAACACGGGTGCGACGATCCTGGATCCGGTCACGATCACCGATGATCTGTCTGACGTGCTGAACAATGCGACGTTGACCGGAACCCCGACGGCATCCGTGGGTGCCGTCCCGGTGCTCACCGGCGATGAACTGGCCTGGACCGGCAGTCTGCCTGTGGGTGGTTCGGTCGTCCTCACATACACGGTGACGTTGGATGCGGATGTCCCTGCGGGGACGATCATCAATAACGTTGCTGAGGGCTCTGCGACGCCTCCGGGTTTGCCGCCCATCGTCCCGCCGCCCGTGGAGACCGAGCACCCCGTGCCCGGCTTCACCCTCACCAAGACCAGCGACCCCATCCCGGGCACGCTCGTCCGCGGCGGAGACACCATCACCTACACCGTGACCGGAACCAACACCGGTGCCACGGTCCTCGATCCGGTGACGATCACGGACGACCTGTCCCAAGTGCTGAACAACGCGACGCTGACGGGTACGCCCACTGCATCGCTGGGAGCTGCGCCTGCACTGACGGGGACGACGCTCACCTGGAATGGGTCGCTTGCCGTAGGTGAAGCGGTGGTCCTGACGTACACGGTGACACTGAATGCGGATGTTCCCCCGGCTACGGTCGTGAAGAACCACGTCGAGGGATCGGCAACACCTCCGGGTCTGCCGCCCATCGTGCCCCCGCCCGTGGAGACCGAGCACCCCACGCCGGGAGCTCCCGGTTTCTCGCTCACCAAGACGTCTGACCCGGCGTCGGGATCGACGGTCGTTGGCGGCGACACCATCACCTACACCGTGACGGGTACGAACACCGGTGCCACGGTTCTCGATCCGGTGACGATCACGGACGACCTGTCTCAAGTGCTGAACAACGCAACGTTGACGGGAACGCCCACCGCGTCACTCGGGACTGCCCCTGCTCTGACCGGCACGACGCTGACCTGGAACGGTTCGCTCGCCGTCGGTGAGTCCGTGGTCTTGACCTACACGGTGACTCTGGACGCGGATGTTCCTGCGGGAACAATTGTGAACAACGTTGCTCAGGGCTCAGCGACGCCTCCCGGCCTGCCGCCCATCACCCCGCCTCCGGTTGAGACCGAGCACCCCGTGCCCGGCTTCACGGTCACAAAGACCTCCGACCCGGCATCCGGGACACGAGTCAAGGGCGGTGACACCATCACCTACACCGTCACTGGCACTAACACCGGCGCGACGGTTCTCGACCCCGTGGTCCTCACGGACGACATGTCAAAGGTACTCAACCACGCCGAGCTGACAGGCACGCCGAGCGCGACTGTCAACGGGGCGGCGGCCACCGCGCCAACGCTTTCGGGAACGACTCTGTCCTGGACAGGTGCTCTGCCGGTCGGCGCACAGGTCGTGGTCGTTTACTCGGTGAAGGTCGACGCCTCGGTGCCGGGAGGCACGGTCGTGAACAACCATCTCGAGGGGTCAGCGCAGCCGCCGTCGACGCCGGAGAACCCCGTGCCGCCCATCACTCCGCCGCCCGTCGAGACAAACCACGACACTCCGCCAGCTCCTGGCCTCGCCATCACAGGTGGTGAGATCGCCACCGGCGTGGTCCTCGTCGGTCTGTTGATGCTGGGAGCCGGTGGGCTGCTGGTCATGGCTCGCCGCCGCCGAGACGACGCACAGGTCTGA
- a CDS encoding DUF7882 family protein produces the protein MATLNYGAANDPVHIDDRALAHLKVAIATKLRRNESFTLSWKHPEGDPVGRSTIWIHPSIPLRFTFDEPDAPQLNVKWIEELMHSANSTGGIMLIDEVLEAPERDEESTS, from the coding sequence ATGGCGACTCTCAACTACGGTGCGGCGAACGATCCAGTCCACATCGATGACCGTGCGCTCGCGCATCTGAAGGTTGCCATCGCGACAAAGCTGCGCCGGAATGAGAGCTTCACCCTGTCGTGGAAGCATCCGGAGGGCGATCCGGTCGGGCGTTCGACGATCTGGATCCATCCGTCAATCCCGCTCCGTTTCACCTTCGATGAGCCAGACGCTCCACAGTTGAATGTGAAGTGGATCGAGGAGCTCATGCACTCGGCGAACTCGACCGGCGGCATCATGCTCATCGATGAGGTTCTCGAGGCGCCTGAGAGGGACGAAGAGTCTACGAGCTAG
- a CDS encoding helix-turn-helix domain-containing protein — MESLADEQALRAQITRFSDITFVHVTLPRSKVVWRRDQISLDRGLVMACLVGGLEVESAGVVFRKPPGLFLIPPGLQEVVFHSTAENNEILYISMHSRLMNGLDLSGTQYDPAAPVPGGLLAPLFSFMRTVCAISVNESALVAPLETAATEVARSLVRLVADGVPSELSLFTQTMRVIAREYSRPHMSTASLAKNAGRSERTLQAAFAVEGTSVMREVRAMRARASHEYLRAKPKATTAEVASAVGFGSVSSLTRALREFQPEGPRQHTADTIDQPHE; from the coding sequence ATGGAATCTCTCGCCGACGAGCAGGCCCTTCGCGCTCAGATCACGCGGTTCAGTGACATCACCTTCGTGCACGTCACCCTTCCCCGGTCGAAGGTCGTCTGGCGACGCGATCAAATATCCCTCGACCGCGGTCTCGTCATGGCATGTCTAGTGGGCGGACTTGAGGTCGAGTCTGCGGGAGTCGTCTTCCGGAAGCCGCCTGGGTTGTTCCTCATCCCGCCGGGACTGCAGGAGGTCGTGTTCCATTCGACCGCTGAGAACAACGAGATTCTGTACATCAGCATGCATTCGCGCCTGATGAACGGCCTCGACCTTTCCGGCACTCAATACGATCCAGCTGCGCCGGTGCCTGGGGGGCTGCTCGCGCCGCTCTTCTCCTTCATGAGGACGGTGTGCGCGATCTCGGTCAACGAATCAGCCCTGGTCGCGCCGCTCGAGACGGCAGCAACCGAAGTTGCGCGGTCGCTCGTGCGGCTAGTCGCCGATGGAGTTCCCTCCGAACTCAGCCTATTCACGCAGACGATGCGCGTCATCGCTCGCGAATACTCACGGCCCCACATGAGCACTGCCAGTCTGGCGAAAAACGCCGGACGCTCCGAAAGGACCCTGCAAGCTGCCTTCGCCGTGGAAGGCACCTCGGTGATGCGAGAAGTACGCGCCATGAGGGCACGCGCCTCGCATGAATATCTGCGGGCGAAGCCAAAGGCCACGACAGCGGAGGTCGCCTCAGCCGTCGGATTCGGCTCAGTGTCTTCACTTACGCGAGCGCTTCGGGAGTTCCAGCCCGAGGGGCCGCGTCAACACACGGCCGACACGATAGACCAACCTCATGAGTGA
- a CDS encoding metallophosphoesterase: MKALEHTTTITLPDERVAVCGDWHGNLGWARMLARALPALAPDVTTMLHLGDWWMSPAATDEVFAETNIERIYVTLGNHEPWGEITPLLNEHPGAAVRVSDIIWLLPRPARLSIGGRRVLSLGGAASVDRQSRIEGLTWWPDEAISDQNVAEASAGGPADLMLTHESPAGTPVRPVREILRTNPHGFPKTALDASAASRARVAEVWDAVRPELLTHGHLHAPGGGKTEDGRRVASMGRDGQEGNLGILDMKTLMTATPSLAIIRGMADQWEEDYLAREKRAKGAAEALHSGVLDGLSPSPAALQDAQDYVDGRRTLDEMIEDVRRRHTRRENERRDDDGR, from the coding sequence GTGAAGGCACTTGAGCACACGACGACCATCACGCTGCCGGACGAGCGGGTGGCGGTTTGTGGCGACTGGCACGGGAACCTTGGATGGGCGCGGATGCTGGCAAGGGCCCTCCCTGCCCTCGCGCCCGACGTGACCACGATGCTGCACCTCGGCGACTGGTGGATGTCGCCGGCGGCGACCGACGAGGTCTTCGCCGAGACGAACATCGAGCGCATCTACGTCACCCTCGGCAACCATGAACCCTGGGGCGAGATCACCCCTCTCCTCAACGAACATCCAGGCGCAGCCGTTCGCGTCTCCGACATCATCTGGCTACTCCCCCGCCCGGCGCGCCTATCCATCGGGGGACGTCGTGTTCTGTCCCTCGGCGGTGCCGCGTCCGTCGACCGGCAGTCGCGGATCGAAGGTCTGACGTGGTGGCCGGACGAGGCCATCAGCGACCAAAACGTAGCCGAGGCCAGCGCCGGTGGTCCTGCTGACTTGATGCTCACCCACGAGTCGCCTGCGGGCACTCCTGTCCGGCCCGTCCGGGAGATCCTGCGCACGAACCCGCACGGCTTCCCGAAGACCGCGCTCGACGCGTCCGCGGCATCTCGAGCTAGGGTCGCAGAAGTCTGGGATGCGGTGCGCCCAGAGCTGCTCACGCACGGGCACCTTCATGCGCCGGGCGGCGGTAAGACCGAGGACGGCCGCCGCGTCGCAAGCATGGGCCGCGATGGGCAGGAGGGGAATCTCGGGATCCTCGACATGAAGACGTTGATGACGGCGACGCCGAGCCTCGCCATCATCCGCGGGATGGCAGATCAGTGGGAGGAGGACTACCTCGCTCGCGAGAAGCGCGCGAAGGGGGCCGCCGAGGCACTGCACTCCGGGGTACTTGACGGGCTCTCCCCGAGTCCCGCGGCTCTCCAGGACGCTCAGGATTACGTCGACGGCCGGCGCACCCTTGACGAGATGATTGAAGACGTCCGTCGACGCCACACTCGACGGGAGAACGAGAGGCGCGACGATGACGGACGATGA